TTGGTGCTATCATTAACTGTTTTTGCAAAATTGACAACATAACGAGGTCGAAGTTAATCTCAATGAAATATGCTTACTTTTGATTTagttaatttattattattaatttttgtATGTATATAGATGAAAAGATTATTTCTATACATATTGACTGAATTTATAGGACTAATTagaaatttcacaaaatattatAACCGCGCGATCAATGTCACTAGTTATATAATTAATTAGAGAACCCGTGGTTTAAATACTGTATAGTTTAATAATCATGTGCACAAAAAGCAATAGGCTAGCTCCTTGACCCCTCATCTAACTACATGAAATACTGAACAATTGAAACTCAAACGGATACACATTAATACATAGTTTATATATTATTTAATAGCATTAGATGGATTGTTTCCCCTGTTCTATCCTTCAATACTTGGATAAGCTAATCATCAACTACCCTTTATAAGAACTAACATGTAGCTTTAAATCTTTTCAGATCAATTAAATCTCCTTTTGTGTTAAATACAAATGAATTTGCAAACACATTCAGAGTTACCTTACATAATATATTTAGGGAAAAAAGTCAAAAATGTTCTtttactttggaaaaagggctaaaaatatcctccgatttaattttgggtaaaaaatactcctcccgtcattaaagttttcaaaatatacccctgtcttaacgAAAATCCGCAACACAATTCGATTTTATTTTTGAACCCGCTCCATTTAAAACcgacccaactacataaaaaactcATATGCTACCAACTTGTTCTCGAgtcctacatctggagccactagACACAGGAGTGGGCAACCCATATGCGTTTTCTATTTAGTTGGGCCAGTTTTacatggagcgggtttaaaaataaaatcaagtTATGTTGCGGATTTCTGTTAAGACAGgagtatatttgaaaattttaatgaagggggggggggggtatttttgacccaaaattagtTCAGAGGAtattttagcccttttcccaaatTAGAGgggcattttttacccttttcccataTATTTAATCTGGGTTATAGAAATAAGGCCAAACACATATGCAGAGGCGGATccatgatttaaattttatgggttcaatcttaaGGTTTTTAccattgaacccattatattcttaaagttaggggttcatatctactatttattgcaattttaataaatttttacacataaatttagacTCCGCGttgaaagtttggggttcaaccCCTACATTGTAGGCTAGATACGCCTCTGCACATATGTGTCCCCTTAAACTTGTCAACATTTTCCATATAACCTCAACTACAAGTGTTACCTATTGGACACTTggcccccgtttggccataagtattattcactttattcgggaatttttttttcactttttttcggaatGAGCATTTGGTcatgagaattccgaatacaacttgaagttgtattccggaataccaaaaacttaAAAAACTTGTTTCACGAAAAACtagaatttcaaaaactatggtcaaacacaacttcaacttcaactccaactccaactccaaaattttaaaaaaaaatgattttttttggtatctatgaACAAACGGGGCCTTAATATATACTCAAAAGTGTATCTATTAAACACTTCTCGCATAatccctcaaaaaaaaaaaagtgcgtgACTTTCACACATATGACATGGCAAATAGAGCGAATCATGATGTGACATGTGGCaaacaaagaaaaatattttctacaatATTTTTTCAGAAACCACTCCAGGCCCACGCCCACGCCACTCCCCCACCCCCTACCGCTTCGTCTTCTCACTGCAACCCAAATCCCCACCATTAACCTACTAGAGTATAATTTTTCTCAatgttctttttatttttatttcagaATCTCTCCACATCCTCCACAAAATAGTAGTCACTAACTTGAACAAGCTTGAATACCTCAATCTTTCATCTAAATCATTGTTTTCTAGGTTAATTTCTAATgaaattgatttgattattggTCTTACAATTCTTTTACGTTTCAATAATTCATTTGAATACCTCCCTTtctttatgtttaattttttCAGAATATCCCGTTACACCCTTCTGCTTCGTCTTCTTCTTGCCCCCCTTCAAGCTGCCAATTTTTCCCTAAGTCCCCATCATTATCCCCAGCATGTCTTTTATCcctctttctctcttttttatCATTAATTTAACGGAAAAGAGTCAAAATTAttcctgaactttgaaaaatagttcatccatgaccttcgttatactttagggccaattatacccttaccgttatactttgggccaaatatacccttgagTATAACGACGTGCCACGTGTCAAAATCTCAGTGGCCAACTTATTTTCCCTCTTTTATTTTTCATCCGGATGCCTATTCCTTCAGATCCGACCCAATTAATTTATTACCCGACCCGTAAAATAACATATCATTGCCATAGCCAAACCTAACCTGTATATCTATaacgcctctctctctctctctaaaaaaaatACAGATCTCTTCAACCTCCATAGCAGATCTAAAAAAAAACGCAGATCTCTTCAAACTAAGCTTGGAATTCTTCATCCAAGAATAATTTATACTCTTCCACTCAGGATGGATATCCACTATGGCATGCTATGTCGTCTCTTTCAAGACAAAGTTTGGTGCAGATCCTATCATACTTAGGCCCACAGGTAATTGAAGTTCCCACTTTCTTTTTATCTCTAGTGGGACACTACTACAATTTCTCATGATAGAAAAGACATTGCTAATTTTAAAGAAGTGTCCTTTAATAGAAAATTGGATGGGAGCAGTGGAATTGAATAATGTAGAGAGAATTTTGGGATGTCATTTCTTGTTATTTACTGGTGCAGATTTTTTTTTACtggagggattttttttttttttgaaatttgggGTTTTGCCCAGCGTTAATGTATGTTGAATTTTGTATATTTAACTTTTACTTACTAATTAATTGCAGCTTATTAAGATGATAAAAGTCAACTTATTCTTCCATCATGGTGGTGATTGGATTCGAGAACCACATGTATTGTATGAAAAGAAATGGGTTCACTATTGGAGAGAGTATGATCCtgatctcttatcttatattgacATTGTAAATGAGTACACTTTCCAGTTAGGATTTGTAGGTGTCCAACAATTAATTGTTGCTGGACCATCTGGAAAGTACTTTGAATTAGAAAGTGATGAAGGTATTAGGAAATTATTATCATTTGTCTCCGAAGAATACCATGTCATTCATTTCTTTGCTACTGATGAATGTGAAATAGTTGTGCATGTTCCAAATATTCTACAAAGTGATGAATCATTTTTCTTAGTACCTAATTTTGTTAATGAAGTTGGGACAGATGCGCATGTTCCAAATGTTCTACAAAATGATGAATCACTTTTCTTAGTACCTCATTTTGTTACTGAAGTTGGGACAGATTGTAGTGAGACTGAGGATGATAATGGTATGACATTTGATTGTATAGAATATGATAGTGAGGAATTAGAGAGACTTGCTACCCACAAGAGAAGGGCTATCACTGAAAACTTGAATGATTTTAGGGAGTTAGTTAAGGGTATGACCTTCAAGGACATACCAGAAGCAAGGAATTTCTGTAGACTTTATGCACTGGCAAACAAGAAATAGTTAGTTGTTGAAAAAAGTGATACGCATAGGGTGAGATATTCATGTGATGTTGTAGGATGCCCATTTATATGCCATATATCTAATGATGACACTACTGTTGGGGTGACTGTTAAGACTTTAAATCCTCATAGTGATTGTCGTGTAGTGTATGATAACCCACTGATCAACTCTAGTATCATAGCTCAATATTTCAAGGGAAAGTTACAAGATGACCCAAAATACAAGGTAAAAGATATGAGGGATGACCCACCAGCTTTGGTCAAACTTGCCGGCAGACCCAGGATTAAGAGAGATAGAGGGAAAGATGAGGCCCTTAAGAGGCAAGGTGAATGGAAGCTTTCAAGGAAAGGTAGCGTGATGACTTGCAGCAACTGTGGAGAGCCAAATCATAATGTTAGGAGTTGTGGCAAGGTAAATTAACACATCTATTAATTGTTGTGTATCTAATATTAGTATAATTAACTGTTttgtactgtttttttttttttgcctttttgtAGCCAAAGAAAGGCAAGCAACCAGCTAAGAAAAGGCAGCCTGCTAGGGGCAAAAAGAGGCAGACTCGGGGCTTAGTTGATGAAGATGAAAATTcccaagttgaagaagaaatCAACTTAACAGCCCCCCAACCAACCCAAGACAGTCAGTCCATGCCTAGTAGCAGCACCCTATTTCCTAACTTTGAATATCCTTCAGTTGAGGAAGATGATGAAGACCCTTTTCTAAGGCCCATAGTGATTTCTGAATTTTCCACAAGGCTTCAAATGAGGCAGAAAGCACAAGAACCAACAGGTAGAAGGGCAATAAGCTTTAGAGGTGACCACAATGGTGTTAGCGAGGCAGCCAATCTTCCAGTCTCATTAACAAGCTTAACTTGGCAAGGGAATGATGCAGTTACTACCAGCCAGTTGGAGGCTAAAGCTCAAGAGAGGATTGGGAAGTTGAATCCAAGAAGGGGACCTAACAATTGATTTAGCTTTATGAAATGTTATTGTTTTTTGTGAATTATTGGTGATGTATTTACTGCTTAAGACAATACTCTTAATTTGCTAATTATGTAATGGTCAAACTAAATGGATGCCACATTATGACTTGGGATGTATTAGTTTTTAGGGTTATAGTGTGGCATCCATACAACTATTGACTTATTTTGTGTTGTGGTTGACAGTTTCTTTAGCATATTTATGGTGTTTGAAATGTCCAGTTGTTTTGTCGGATTGAATTAGTTTGGCTGAAATGTGTATGAAGTGTAGTGAATTGAGATGTGCAGAAAGTGTGCAAAACTGTGTTGAAATGTGCAAAACTGTGATGGTTATGTACAGAAAGTGTGTAGAAAGTGTGATGGTAGTATCATTACTTCTGAAAAGATCAAATGCTTTTTTAGACTGCTGCAGGCAATGATGAATTTCAAACCAATCATTTTAGCATGGACTTTACTATACCAATACCACTCACTCTTTATCAAGTCCAGCAATCAGCAAATATGTTCTAAGTAGCTGCAAACATTTTAGAATCTAATATAAATGAAAAATGGACTAACTACACTTTAGTTTTGTATTAGAATCACTACACATTAGCAAAACCACCAACAACTCTCAGGTTGTTTATGCCCTTCCTATGATTCACGTGCCAATGAATCCCTATACCTTTGTTACACAGAAAGATTAATAGCCCCATGAGTCCAACAGAGAGAAAAAATGGATTTCTTATTAGCAACACTAAATTAGCAAGTTTACacatacaataacaacaacaaactaGCTTACATACCAAGACTTCAACTCCTAAACAAACACTTCTACTCCTACACATCGTCATCTACCAAAACAAGCCTTTCACTTCTATTACTAGACCAAGCATAATTCATCCCAAATTAGCAACAAAAAAATTCAACTAATACGGacaatgaaatcataaaaaacATCTTCAACTTCAACATCTTCTCTTCCAATTCCCTTGATTTGTTCACTTGAGAGTTATTTATAGCCTCCAAGTTATGCACCTTTTTCTTCAAGTTGTCTCTTTCGAGCTTAACCGCATTCAACGACTCTCTTAAATTGTCCATCTTCACCGTAGCCACTTCCAATTTACCCTTCAAATCACTTATTTCCAATATAgcattgtctagaaaattatctTGCCACTCTCAAAAATCACAGTTTTCAGCCTGTCCAAACCAATAAAATACGAAAAAATGATCAACACTTTAATGAAACAACAAAAATAAGACTGGATAAATAATTCAATAATAAAAATAAGACTCTGAATAAATGGCAATTCATAAAAATAAAGGTTGATTATCATATCATCCTAAAAAATTACATCGCCATGTTTCTTCCACATTTTGAATGTTTATTTCCCATGCTTCCTTCTCTTTTTGGTGGGCAGAAAAAGCAGAATTCAGCTTCATTTCCATGCTTCTGATCTGTTGCTCCGTAGCACGCAGAGCTTCATCTCTGGAAAGGATTTGATGGATAAGTGTGTTAATTCATTCTCTTTCAGCAAATAAAAGGCTAAATCAAATTTCTAATAAGCTCACTGTACTACTACAATTTATATTCAAAACTATTTTGCCTGAGCGAGTGAATGAACTTAAGAGAGTGTCCATGTGTGTGAGCTTAATATATTCCAAACCAAAGTAGATAGCAAACTGCAACCAGATTTATTAAGATGCATATTGTGAATGTGTGAAAAACACACCAATAATAAACTGTGTAACCCATCAAAGATTCTATTGCActttccgtataacccaacaaaaGGGAAACACATGGAAATCCTAATTGGAAAGTGTACTCATTTACAATgtcaatataagataagagatcaGAATCATACTCTCTCCAATAGTGAACCCATTTCTTTTCATACAATACATGTGGTTCTCGAATCCAATCACCACCATGATGGAAGCATAAGTTAACTTTTAGGAATCATAATAAGCTGCAATTAATTAGTAAGTAAAAGTTAAATATACAAAATTCAACATACATTAACGCTGGGCAAAACcccaaatttcaaaaaaaaaaaatccccccaGTAAAAAAAAATCTGCATCAGTAAATAACAAGAAATGACATCCCAAAATCCTCTCTACATTATTCAATTCCACTGCTCCCATCCAATTTTCTATTAAAGGACACTTCTTTAAAATTAGCAATGTCTTTTCCATCATGAGAAATTGTAGTAGTGTCCCACTAGAGATAAAAATAAAGTGGGAACTTCAATTACATGTGGGCCTAAGTATGGTAGGATCTGCACCAAACTTTGTCTTGAAAGAGACGACATAGCATGCCATAGTGGATATCCATCCTCAGTGGAAGAGTATAAATTATTCTTGGATGAAGAATTCCAAGCTTAGTTTGAAGAGATctgcgtttttttttttagatctgCTATGGAGGTTGAAGAGATCTGTAtttttttttagagagagagagagaggcgttATAGATATACAGGTTAGGTTTGGCTATGGGTATGATATGTTATTTTACGGGTCGGGTAATAAATTAATTGGGTCGGATCTGAAGGAGTAGGCATTCGGATGAAAAATAAAAGAGGGAAATAAGTTGGCCACTGAGATTTTGACACGTGGCACGCCGTTATActcaagggtatatttggcccaaagtataacggtaagggtataattggccctaaagtataacgaagggcatggatgaactattttttaaagttcaggggtaattttgacccttttccgttaatTTAATATAGTCAAAACTTGGAATTACCAAGAAATCAAATAGGTACAACTCTTTGTTTATCTTAAGCAACTTTGCTCATGGCTTCTGCTCAATCACGTGCTTGTCTTTTTTCCCCCCTTGAATTCGCCCATCAGTGTTGATTTTTCCCTAATCATACCACTTAtgatttatttttttcctttctttattCTGGGGATAGTGGGAAAGTGAAGGACAGGGGAATGGGAGGTGGTTGTGACAGTGTTGGGAAATTACGTAGCATTACGCAGTAATGTAATTATAACTACCTGTTTATTTATCATAATTTAATTATAGTGTAATTACAAACGTATTATTTGGTTGCATAAATATAATTACACagttaatttaattttaaaataaaattaatatttaaaaaatatttacctttataaataatattaatttagttatttaataacacattgtttcttgataatatattaattaataatcatatatttgaaactgatattgtaaaaaataattgatatatacaTTTTttgaattaataatatttaatttaatCATATATTTGAAACtgatattgtaaaaaataattgttatatatattttttgaattaataatatttaattttaattaattataaaacttaaaagaagacttttccCGTGAGAaagtcatggattggatgtttggcaaaaaatatatatatttataaatataatgctataacattattcaaatgtttgacacaaaaaattcatcaaatgtaagtgaaaaataaacaatatGCAATGTGAaaacaaataacttaaaattgaaaatataacctaaattcaaaagaaaaagaaaaagtttaacataatattCTTATGTCAAATtttaacattacataagtaagttccaacgtaacttaagtaaataattcaaaaaaagaaaagaaaaatataactCTATAACCTTATTCATAACGAatttctactttaataacgtcactcttTATATTTCAAGTTTGTTTATGACTCATTCTTTTCAATATTAAGAGattagtttcaaaaattagaataataaaacggttatgctaaatgaataaaattaaaaaaaaaaatacgagcaattacctGGAACCACAAGAAATAAAGATtggaaatgagaagaaaggaaataaaaataaataatataaaaagaaaaatacattttaaaaaataaaaataattaaaatgtatAAATAAAAacgaaattaaaataatagaaatcaaaaaataaaaataaaaagaaataaaaataatagaaataaaaaataaattaaaaataaaaagaaattaaaataaacaaaaaagaaacaaactaaaaGTTAATCTTGTAATTACAGGGTGCAATTACATCCAATTCTcaacccccttgagaattggagagtgtaattacaccctctcaattacactcaattctcacctaactgtgtaattacttgatcaaacaaacaggtcaaactgtgtaattacacctagTTTCAATTATCTGGGTGGCTTTCCAGACAGGCCCtaaggaaagaaagagaaaaatgtTTAGAAAAAGATAGCTCTCACGCGCTTTAAAAGAGTGTTCTACATTTAGTGTGTCATGCCAGCAATGTCTGTCTAGTAGACACACTTTGAGGATACATTAAGTATCCAATAGGTAACACTTATAGTTGAGGTGCCTGTATGGAAAATCTTGACAAGTTTAAGGGGCTCTATATTTATTTGGCCTAGAAATAATAAGTGTAGTTGTTTTAGAACCTTTGATAACATAAATAATGGACATTTGAAAGATGTTTTGGCAACTATAGGTATGACATTGAAAATGCAGATCCTTTACTGGTTACACAAATATAGGGGGTTTATGTTATAAATCACCTATAGAAAGAAACGAAATAGaaaatcatttttaaaaaaattcttcgACTGTTTCAGGCATATCTTCAAACATCTTGGCTGAATCAAATTTATTCCCTTTTCATTGCAATTATTTTTGGATGGCAATTCAGTGTGCTTATCGCTGCTGAAGTTTGTGAACCTGAGTAGAAAACTTTCGTAGAAGGTTTGAATAAATAACCACGTGCAGATACATAATCCACCAAAAAAACAAATGGATAAAAAAGGAACACCAGTTACCCGTATGGTTAATGAGAAATCCAAAACCTTAGACATTGAATATTAAAGAGACATAAATCAAAAAGGCAAAAAGAATATATGCAAGTGAAGATGCTAATCAATACGCTACAAAAGATAGAATCAAAGATTCTAGATGGTCACCAAGAATTAATTTAGCATAACTCAGACATATTCTCCTTTCTCCGCCTTCAGGGATAATTAAACAACACAAACGAATAAAATTAAACAACACAAACGAATAAAATTAAACACCAAAGGAAAACGATCTATCTAGTCAACCAGAACACCACATAAATGAATAGACAAAGAAAACTATCAAAGACAAACAATTCAACCAGAACACCACAAATTCAATAAACAAGACCATTGAAAAGGAAAACGATCTATCTAATTTTTACTTTCTCGTcgtccgttccaatttaataaaaaaaaattgtgagccccatatatattaaacaataactaatattaaaaa
The nucleotide sequence above comes from Lycium barbarum isolate Lr01 chromosome 3, ASM1917538v2, whole genome shotgun sequence. Encoded proteins:
- the LOC132633358 gene encoding uncharacterized protein LOC132633358 isoform X2, with product MACYVVSFKTKFGADPIILRPTAQYFKGKLQDDPKYKVKDMRDDPPALVKLAGRPRIKRDRGKDEALKRQGEWKLSRKGSVMTCSNCGEPNHNVRSCGKPKKGKQPAKKRQPARGKKRQTRGLVDEDENSQVEEEINLTAPQPTQDSQSMPSSSTLFPNFEYPSVEEDDEDPFLRPIVISEFSTRLQMRQKAQEPTGRRAISFRGDHNGVSEAANLPVSLTSLTWQGNDAVTTSQLEAKAQERIGKLNPRRGPNN
- the LOC132633358 gene encoding uncharacterized protein LOC132633358 isoform X1; this translates as MVVIGFENHMYCMKRNGFTIGETQYFKGKLQDDPKYKVKDMRDDPPALVKLAGRPRIKRDRGKDEALKRQGEWKLSRKGSVMTCSNCGEPNHNVRSCGKPKKGKQPAKKRQPARGKKRQTRGLVDEDENSQVEEEINLTAPQPTQDSQSMPSSSTLFPNFEYPSVEEDDEDPFLRPIVISEFSTRLQMRQKAQEPTGRRAISFRGDHNGVSEAANLPVSLTSLTWQGNDAVTTSQLEAKAQERIGKLNPRRGPNN